In a genomic window of Zingiber officinale cultivar Zhangliang chromosome 9B, Zo_v1.1, whole genome shotgun sequence:
- the LOC122025091 gene encoding cysteine protease ATG4B-like encodes MKELPKRAADSNFFDPNSDEFVDRESTAANSEHKSLHRKSSKASSFLASFFTPTFSIFERHSSLFPDEDKPSKFRSYGWTTALKKLMGSGPMRRLQDHILGLNRAYTLSSTSEIWFLGKCYKLSPAESISNSAHGNSFAAFLEDFSSRVWITYRKGFEPIGNSKFTCDVNWGCMIRSSQMLIAQTLILHHMGRSWRKPMQKPYDLQYIEILHLFGDSSSRVFSIHSLLEAGKAYGLAAGSWLGPYAMCRTWETIINANKEQDDNDKHKQRFPMVLYILSGDKDGEQGGAPIVCIEVAARLCHDFNKGQQDWAPILLLVPLVLGLEKINPRYVPLLRETFTFPQCLGILGGKPGSSTYIVGVQDEKALYLDPHEVQSAVDIKMDDREADCSSYHCSTVRHLPLDAIDSSLAIGFYCRDKDDFEDFCSRATRLADNSSGTPLFTVLQSAQSARPIPDHDSVAVSTSGHIRMDDYSLAESFSEFDDQNQEGGWQVI; translated from the exons ATGAAGGAATTGCCTAAGAGAGCTGCGGACTCAAATTTTTTTGATCCAAATTCAGATGAATTTGTAGATAGAGAATCTACAGCTGCTAATTCAGAACATAAGTCTCTTCACAGGAAGTCATCGAAGGCTTCTTCTTTCTTGGCAAGTTTCTTCACACCAACATTCTCAATCTTTGAAAGACACTCCAGCTTATTTCCGGATGAAGACAAACCTAGCAAATTCAGAAGTTATGGATGGACAACAGCTTTGAAGAAACTTATGGGTAGCGGCCCAATGAGGAGGCTCCAAGATCACATACTAGGGTTAAACAGGGCTTACACTTTGAGCTCAACCAGTGAAATATGGTTTCTTGGCAAGTGCTATAAACTCTCACCTGCTGAGTCAATATCAAATTCAGCTCATGGCAATAGCTTTGCTGCTTTTTTAGAAGATTTTTCTTCAAGAGTTTGGATCACTTACCGGAAAG GTTTTGAACCCATTGGCAACTCAAAGTTTACATGTGATGTCAACTGGGGATGCATGATCAGAAGTAGTCAGATGCTTATTGCTCAG ACACTAATTCTTCATCATATGGGGAGATCTTGGCGAAAACCCATGCAGAAG CCATATGATCTTCAGTATATTGAAATTCTGCATCTTTTTGGCGATTCTAGCTCACGTGTCTTTTCAATACACAGTCTTCTTGAAGCTGGGAAAGCTTATGGTTTAGCTGCCGGGTCATGGTTGGGTCCTTATGCTATGTGTCGAACATGGGAAACCATTATCAATGCTAACAAAGAACAAGATGATAACGACAAACATAAACAAAGGTTTCCCATGGTTCTGTATATTCTCTCAGGTGATAAAGATGGAGAACAAGGTGGAGCTCCAATTGTCTGCATTGAGGTTGCTGCTAGACTCTGTCATGATTTTAACAAGGGGCAGCAAGACTGGGCACCTATACTACTTTTGGTTCCTTTGGTTCTTGGTCTGGAAAAAATCAATCCCAG GTATGTTCCTTTGCTACGGGAAACCTTTACTTTTCCacaatgccttggcattttaggCGGTAAACCTGGATCCTCGACCTATATTGTTGGTGTGCAAGATGAGaaggcactgtacttggatcctCACGAAGTTCAATCG GCTGTTGATATCAAGATGGATGATAGGGAAGCGGATTGTTCTTCATATCATTGCAG TACGGTCCGGCACTTGCCCCTAGATGCGATTGACTCATCATTGGCCATTGGGTTTTACTGCAGAGACAAAG ATGATTTCGAAGATTTCTGTTCCCGTGCCACTCGACTCGCAGACAACTCTAGTGGAACACCCCTCTTCACTGTCCTCCAAAGTGCTCAATCTGCTAGACCCATTCCTGATCATGACTCAGTGGCGGTCAGTACCAGTGGCCATATCCGCATGGATGACTACTCATTGGCCGAAAGTTTCAGTGAATTCGACGACCAGAACCAAGAAGGTGGGTGGCAAGTTATCTGA
- the LOC122024580 gene encoding aquaporin PIP1-1 — protein MEGKEEDVRLGANKFSERQPIGTAAQGDKDYTEPPAAPLFEPGELSSWSFYRAGIAEFVATFLFLYISILTVMGVVKSNSRCSTVGIQGIAWAFGGMIFALVYCTAGISGGHINPAVTFGLFLARKLSLTRAVFYMVMQCLGAICGAGVVKGFQKGVYENNGGGANVVAHGYTKGDGLGAEIVGTFILVYTVFSATDAKRSARDSHVPILAPLPIGFAVFLVHLATIPITGTGINPARSLGAAIIYNKDHAWDDHWIFWVGPFIGAALAAVYHQIVIRAIPFKSRD, from the exons ATGGAGGGGAAGGAGGAGGATGTGAGACTCGGAGCCAACAAGTTCTCGGAGAGGCAGCCAATCGGGACTGCAGCGCAGGGGGACAAGGACTACACGGAGCCACCGGCAGCTCCCTTGTTCGAGCCAGGTGAACTGAGCTCATGGTCCTTTTACAGGGCTGGGATCGCAGAGTTCGTGGccaccttcctcttcctctacatCAGCATCCTCACCGTCATGGGGGTCGTCAAGTCCAACTCCAGGTGCTCCACTGTGGGCATCCAGGGCATCGCCTGGGCCTTCGGCGGCATGATCTTTGCCTTGGTCTACTGCACTGCTGGTATCTCAG GTGGCCATATCAACCCGGCAGTGACCTTCGGGCTGTTCTTGGCGAGGAAGCTGTCCCTGACCAGGGCCGTGTTCTACATGGTGATGCAGTGCCTCGGCGCCATCTGCGGTGCAGGTGTGGTGAAGGGGTTCCAGAAGGGGGTGTACGAGAACAATGGAGGAGGAGCTAATGTTGTGGCTCATGGCTACACCAAAGGTGATGGCCTTGGTGCAGAGATCGTGGGCACCTTCATCCTCGTCTACACTGTCTTCTCTGCCACAGACGCCAAGAGGAGTGCTAGAGACTCCCATGTCCCT ATCCTTGCACCCTTGCCTATCGGTTTTGCAGTCTTCCTAGTTCACTTGGCTACCATCCCCATCACTGGGACGGGAATCAACCCTGCAAGGAGCCTTGGTGCTGCAATTATCTACAACAAGGACCATGCTTGGGATGACCAT TGGATCTTCTGGGTTGGACCATTCATTGGAGCTGCTCTTGCTGCCGTTTACCACCAGATAGTGATCAGGGCAATTCCATTCAAGAGCAGGGACTGA